In Chiloscyllium punctatum isolate Juve2018m unplaced genomic scaffold, sChiPun1.3 scaffold_1639, whole genome shotgun sequence, one DNA window encodes the following:
- the LOC140475428 gene encoding LOW QUALITY PROTEIN: leukotriene B4 receptor 2-like (The sequence of the model RefSeq protein was modified relative to this genomic sequence to represent the inferred CDS: inserted 1 base in 1 codon; substituted 1 base at 1 genomic stop codon) has protein sequence NRTAGPVNGSCDGVSSDDLLSSTRGTVLGCVVLALALTLGLPGNAYVVWALLLRGGRRRRGRPGGPGQVTALLVLHLAVADGVTLLTAPFWIRFLARRDWEFGLAACKCLHYVCCLNMYASVLLLTAMGLDRLLAVTRPLLAARLRRPAHVKRLLVGLWLLAAILAAPAPYYRQVVRAPLLRGRLCEPQHPRPSDELFHYITETVCGFLVPYGTLLASYGLVAAQARSLRWGPGSGGRARRLGGLIVAVVTAFGLLWLPYHAVNLAQAWARARGRCGLWGRLQEGRPGVTALAFVSSGVNPALYAFASLRLLGGSGPRLLGRVFDGTTGEGAAGGRGSARGAAAAVVGGGSPAPSAPGPAQPLSGPQXPAPXPFPTNASLPFPSATGGGRGGEGGGGKREREHHDIT, from the exons AACAGGACGGCCGGCCCGGTCAACGGGAGCTGCGACGGCGTGTCCTCGGACGACCTGCTGAGCTCGACCCGGGGCACCGTCCTGGGCTGCGTCGTGCTGGCCCTGGCCCTGACCCTGGGGTTGCCGGGCAACGCCTACGTGGTGTGGGCCCTGCTGCTGCGGGGGGGTCGGCGGCGGCGGGGCCGGCCTGGGGGCCCGGGGCAGGTGACCGCCCTGCTGGTGCTCCACCTGGCGGTGGCGGACGGGGTCACCCTCCTGACCGCCCCCTTCTGGATCCGCTTCCTGGCGCGCCGGGACTGGGAGTTCGGCCTGGCGGCCTGCAAGTGCCTGCACTACGTCTGCTGCCTCAACATGTACGCCAGCGTCCTGCTGCTGACCGCCATGGGGCTGGACCGCCTCCTGGCCGTCACCCGCCCCCTGCTGGCCGCCCGCCTCCGCCGCCCGGCCCACGTCAAGAGGCTGCTGGTTGGCCTCTGGCTGCTGGCGGCCATCTTGGCCGCGCCTGCCCCTTACTACCGGCAGGTGGTGCGGGCCCCCCTGCTGAGGGGGAGGTTGTGCGAACCCCAGCACCCCCGGCCCAGCGACGAGCTCTTCCACTACATCACCGAGACGGTCTGCGGCTTCCTGGTGCCCTACGGGACGCTGCTGGCCAGCTACGGGCTGGTGGCGGCCCAGGCCCGGAGCCTGAGGTGGGGGCCGGGCAGCGGGGGGCGGGCCCGCCGGCTGGGCGGCCTCATCGTCGCCGTGGTGACGGCCTTCGGCCTGCTCTGGCTGCCGTACCACGCGGTCAACCTGGCGCAGGCCTGGGCCCGGGCCCGGGGCCGGTGCGGCCTGTGGGGCAGGCTGCAGGAGGGGCGGCCTGGCGTCACCGCCCTGGCCTTCGTCAGCTCCGGGGTCAACCCGGCCCTGTACGCCTTCGCCAGCCTGCGGCTGCTGGGGGGCTCCGGGCCCCGCCTCCTGGGCCGGGTCTTCGACGGCACCACGGGGGAGGGGGCAGCCGGGGGGCGGGGCTCCGCCCGGGGGGCGGCGGCGgccgtggtggggggggggagcccCGCCCCCTCTGCTCCCGGCCCCGCCCAGCCCCTCTCCGGCCCCCAGTGACCggctc cccccttccccaccaaCGCCTCACTCCCATTCCCTTCGGCAAcgggggggggcagagggggggagggggggggggggaagagagagagagagcaccatGACATCACCTAG